A window from Cryptomeria japonica chromosome 1, Sugi_1.0, whole genome shotgun sequence encodes these proteins:
- the LOC131072506 gene encoding protein ULTRAPETALA 2-like — MEAGNKLVNSKEFFSREDLKGLLGWKLQTGFLEITCGCTSTMGFGDFVGSLRITQQGELSVVCNCLPGACKKGPMPPIIFQKHAHNDHKTWKDSIWVTQIFQTSKYTVKVPLCNTVLLRYYYANRRVHHVNFHRDEFLRCSACGKERRFKLRSKQECGAYCCAVKNPNWVCADFVQSELNCEMEEERASRKVFRGCPKLINCEGCLSCVCTGCDLCMPA, encoded by the coding sequence ATGGAAGCAGGAAACAAGCTTGTGAACAGCAAGGAGTTTTTCAGCAGGGAAGATCTCAAGGGTCTTCTGGGGTGGAAGTTGCAAACCGGTTTTCTTGAAATTACATGTGGGTGCACCAGCACCATGGGATTCGGAGATTTTGTAGGCTCACTCCGGATTACCCAACAAGGAGAATTAAGCGTGGTGTGTAACTGTTTGCCAGGGGCATGCAAAAAGGGTCCCATGCCCCCAATCATCTTCCAGAAGCACGCCCACAATGATCACAAGACATGGAAGGATTCAATTTGGGTCACCCAGATTTTCCAAACCTCCAAATACACTGTAAAAGTGCCGCTCTGCAATACAGTCCTGCTTCGTTACTACTATGCCAATCGCAGAGTCCACCATGTTAATTTCCACCGTGACGAATTCCTCCGCTGCTCCGCCTGCGGAAAAGAGCGGCGGTTCAAACTCCGCAGCAAACAAGAATGCGGCGCTTATTGTTGTGCTGTGAAGAACCCTAATTGGGTTTGCGCAGATTTTGTTCAGAGTGAATTGAATTGTGAGATGGAAGAGGAAAGGGCGAGCCGCAAAGTGTTCAGGGGATGCCCCAAACTTATCAACTGTGAGGGCTGTTTGTCTTGTGTTTGCACAGGATGTGATCTATGTATGCCCGCCTGA